Proteins found in one Micropterus dolomieu isolate WLL.071019.BEF.003 ecotype Adirondacks linkage group LG12, ASM2129224v1, whole genome shotgun sequence genomic segment:
- the LOC123979936 gene encoding Fc receptor-like protein 5 yields MEESSLPWLLILTSLLSCTTNQASLTVSPSSSQLFRGESFSLSCEEDDSSAGWTLRRNTTRENRTQCDDWGRSAGSSCYMSYITTWDSGVYWCESREGATSNTINITVTGGPVILQSPVLPVMEGHDVTLHCKTKTPTSNLPAGFYKDGSLIRTEPTGHMTIHHVNKSDEGLYKCNISGHGESPSSWISVTGVSQTLGPSSSALLNYLCWLASTTIAQSRQTTHLCSAPQW; encoded by the exons ATGGAGGAATCATCTTTACCGTGGCTGCTAA TTCTGACCTCACTGCTgagctgcacaacaaaccaag cctctctgactgtgagtcccagcagctctcagctgtttAGAGGAGAGTCTTTCTCTttgagctgtgaggaggacgacagctctgctggatggacgctgaggaggaacacaaccaGAGAAAACAGGACTCAGTGTGACGACTGGGGAAGATCAGCTGGTTCTTCCTGTTACATGAGCTACATCACCACATGGGACAGTggagtttactggtgtgagtccagagagggagcaaccagtaacaccatcaacatcactgtcactg gtggaccagtgatcctgcagagtcctgtcctccctgtgatggagggacatgatgtcactctgcactgtaaaacaaagacccctacctccaacctcccagctggtttctataaagatggctccctcatcaggactgagcctacaggtcacatgaccatccaccatgttaacaagtctgatgaaggcctctacaagtgtaacatcagCGGTCAtggagagtctccatccagctggatctctgtcacag GTGTGAGTCAGACCTTAGGCCCCAGCTCGAGCGCTCTGCTCAACTACCTCTGCTGGCTGGCTAGTACCACTATTGCTCAGAGCAGGCAGACAACTCATCTCTGTTCTGCGCCGCAGTGGTAG